The Natronoarchaeum mannanilyticum genome includes the window CCTCCGGCGACGCCGAGGTCCAGCGGACGATGATGCAGCTGCTCTCGGAGATGGACGGCTTCGAGACCCGCGGCGAGGTGCGGATCATCGCGGCGACGAACCGCTTCGACATGCTCGATCGCGCGATCCTCCGGCCCGGCCGGTTCGACCGCCTCATCGAGGTGCCCGAACCGGACTTCGACGGCCGCGAGCAGATCCTGCAGATCCACACCCGCGACATGAACCTCTCGGACGATCTGGACTTCACGACGCTGGCCAGCCGGACCGAGGGCAAGAGCGGCGCCGAACTGGAGAGCCTGGCGACGGAGGCCGGGATGTTCGCCATCCGCGAGGGCCGCACCGAGGTTCGGATGCAGGACTTCGAGGAGGCCATGGAGAAACTCGAAGAGGACGACGAAGCCGGCGATCAGATCGCCTCGGCCGGCTACGCCGACTACGCGTACTGACGACGGCGTTCGTCCGCGCTGACGGGGCTGCTCGCCACTTTTCTCGCCCGCATCCGTCGCCCGACGCCATTCCCACCGTCGCGGAGCGCCGGCTCACCGCCGCGACGACAGCGTCCCGACGGTTCCGCCCGGCCGATTCGTAACGCATTATCCCGCGCGCGCACTTGTCCGGGTATGGAACCGATTCGGATCGTCTGGGGGACCGGCGAGGGCCCCACCGAGATGGCGTCGTACGACGCCGCGCTGGCCGACGCCGGGATCGAGAACTACAACCTCGTCTCGGTCTCCTCGATCGTCCCCGCGGGCGCGGAGATCGACCCCGTCGGGACCGCGCCGGACCTCGGCCCCGCGGGCGAGCGTCTCACCGTCGTCGAAGGGCGCGCGACGGCGCCACCGGCCGCGGACGCGACGGCCGCCGACACCGTCAGCGCGGGGCTCGGCTGGGTCCGCGACGACGACGGCCCGGGGCTGTTCTACGAGGCGGCCGGCCGAACGTCGCCGGACGAGGCCAGCCGCCGCGTGATCGAAGGGCTCGAAGCCGGCCAGGAGCTCCGCGACTGGGCGTTCGGCGAACCGGAGTATCAGGTCGTCAGCGCCGACGTCGCGGAGGACAGACACACGACCGTCGTCGTGATCGCGGCGTACGGCCGGAGCGAGCCGATTCTCTGAGGCCGTCGCGGCACCCGACACAGCCGTCCGGAGCGGTCGAACGGACACGTCATTTTATGCCGGACGAACGTGAAGGATTTAGTATCACACGCCGTGCCAACACCCACCATGCCGACTGGCCGGCGGACGAGGTGAAATCATGTCACAGCTGTACCTCGCGAGTACGATCGCGACCGGCGCCGCGCTGCTCGTCGTCGCGTACCTGTTCGCCCGGACGAACGAACGTCACCGCGCCGCGGCCGTCGGTTCGTTCGAATCGCGGAGACCGCAGAGCACCGGGGGAACGACCGACTCGCAACTGAGTCGGCTCGCGCGGACGCCGCTCGCCTGGTATCTGGGCTTCGCGGCGGCGGCGCTCGGCGTCGTCGGGGCGGGAATCGCCGCGGTCGCCGGCCTCGCCGGCAGCGCGGGTGCCGTCGCCGCGCTGGCGCTCGTCGCGCTCGTCGGCCTGTACCTCGTCGTCGGGACGTACGCGATGGCCAAGAGCCGCGGGCGGCCCGAGTCGCTGGCCGTCGCCGAGGGGATCGGCGTGCTCGGCGGGCTCGCGCTCCTCGGGATGGTCGTCGTCCTGGTGCTGGGCTGACCGTGCCGAGCGACGACCGACGAGCCGACGGCGGACGGGCCGAGGCGACGCCGGCGGCGGGCCATCGCCTCGCGGCGACGCTCGCGCGCCGAGACGTGCAAGCGGTCACGGCGCTGATCGTCGCGCAGGCGATACTGGTCGCGGGCTACTTCGCGGCGACGAGCGCTCGCCCGACCAGCCTCCGGTACGTTTGGTACCCGGTAGTCTGGATCACGGTCGGCGTCTGGGCGGCCGCGTCGCGCTCGACGCCGTCGGCGGATCGACGCCGCCGCGTGCTGGCGGCGGCCGTGGCCGCCGGCTACCTGCTCGTCCTCGCCCGGCTGGGAAACGTCGTCGCCCCCGCGAGCCACGGCGCCGGCGGCGTGCGCGTGATCGCGGCGTCGCCGGGATGGGGCCCGACGCTCCAGTACAGCGGCGCGGCGCTGACGGTGACCGCGATTCCGTTCGTCGTGATCGGCTACGCCGCGCTGTCGTACCTGGTGTACGCCGCGGTGCTCGACGCCAGCGGCGCGGCGCTGTCCGGACTGGTCGGACTGGCGGCCTGCGCGAGCTGTAGCCTCCCGCTGGTCGCCGCGCTGATCGCGGGCATCGCGGGCACCGGCGCCGCGAACGCGGCGTACGCTCTCTCGCTCGACGTCGCGACGCTGGCGTACCTCCTGTCGGCGGCGGGGCTGTACTGGGGGCCGGCGATCGGCGGGGCGATCGGCGGTCGGCCGTCGTGACTGGCCGAAATCGGGAGTCAGCTCCAGACCGAGAACGTCGCCGCGCCGGCGAGCAAGAGCACCATAAAGAGGCCGGTGAGCATCACGTAGGTCACCGGTCGGGGCTCCTCGCGCAGGTGCTGGAAGTAGCCCGCGATCAGGCCGATCTTGATCGCGGCGGCGACGAACGTCGCGGCGATCGCCTGCTGGTAGCTCAGGAAGGCGACTTCGAAGAACGCGAACTTCGAGATCGCCAGCGCCATCAGCACGACGTAGATCGCGAAGTACGTCCGGAGCGACGCCATCACTATCCATCTGGGTCGCCCGAAACTTATAGATTCGCCTGTGAATAACACGCACGCTACCGCGGAGCAACCGCCGTCGTGCCGCCGGATCGAGCGGAGCAGACGACAGGATGATGATGCTCGGCCGGCACGGTGCAGACGAGAATGACAGCGGGCTCACTGCGCGGACGCCGCGCCGTAGCGACGGCCGCGCTGGCGCTGACGGTCGGCGTCGCCGTCGGCAGCGACGTCGCGGCGGCGAGCAACGTCGTCAGCGGCCTGCAGGGCGGCAGCGGCACCGTGACGGTGCCGACGTGGCTGTTCTTGCTGACCGGCGGGGCGGTCATCGCGGCCTCGGGGATGCTCTCGATGCTCGTGACCGATCGGGCGTTCCTGGAGGAGATCCACAGCTGGTCGCTGACGCTGCCGGAACCCGAGGCGGTTCGGAAATGGCTCGGCAGACTGGGCGCAGCGGTCACCGCGATCGTGCTGGCGCTGGTCGTCTACACCGGCTTCACCGGCCCGCAGCTCGGGAGCGCGAGCTTCGCCGTGCTGGTCGTGTTCGTCGGCGCGCGCGCCGGGCTGACGATGGTCGCGTACGCCGTCGGGAACCCCTGGCCGGCGATCGATCCGTGGCGTCGCGTCGCCGCCGCGCTTCCCCACGGCTTCGTCGAGTACCCCGCCGACTGGAAGCGCTGGCCCGCGGTCGCCGCGCTGCTGGCGCTAATCTACGTCGAGATCGTGACACCGCTGACGCAGTCCCCCGCGACGCTCGCCTGGGCCGTGCTGGGCTACTCGGCGTTCGCGGTCGCGGGCGCCGTCGCGGTCGGGCCCGACGCCTGGGTCCGGAACGGCGACCCCGTCTCGACGTGGTTCCGGTTCTACGGAGCCGTCGGGCCGCTCCAGCGCACGGGCGAGGGCTGGTCGCTGCGCCCGCCCGGATCGCGGCTCCGCGAGGCCGATCTCGTCACCGACCTCTCGGACGTCGCCTTCGTCGTGTTGCTGGTCTGGGAGCTAACCCTGAGCGGGTTCGTCGTGACGCCGCCGGGCGAGACGGTCGTCGAGGCGCTGGTCGGCGTCGGCCTCCCGCCGGTCGTCGCGTACTTGCTGCTCCTGCTCGCCGGCTTCGCGCTATTCTTGGGCGCGTACCTGCTGGCGGCCCGCCGTTCGCGCGAGCGCGCGACGACGTACCTCACGGCTCGCTACCTCGCGCTGCGCTTCGCCCCCTCGCTGCTGGCGATCGCGGGCGGCTACCACCTCGCGCACTACTTCGCCTTCTTCGTCTCGCAGACGCCGTCGCTGTGGACCGCGCTGGTCAACCCGCTCTCGCCGCCCGCGCCGCCGGCGTTCACCCGGCTGGTGCTGCCGGGCTGGTTCGGCACGCTCGACATCGCCTTCGTGCTCGCGGGACACGTGCTGGCGGTCTGGGCGGCCCACGCGACCTCCTTCGACCTGTTCCCCGGGCGCCTGCAGGCGATCCGCAGCCAGATCCCCTTCGTCGCCGTGATGGTCGCCTACACGATGCTGTCGCTGTGGCTGCTGTCGATGCCGACCGGGACGACGCCGTTCGTGCAGGGGTGATCGAGGCTACGCGACGCCGAACTTCCCGTCGACGTCGAACGCCACGGCCAGCGCCGCCACCACCGCGGATGCGGGCAGGACGGCGAGAACGACGAGCACCTGCAACCGCGAGAACGGCGGGAGGAGGATATTTCCGAGAACGATCGAAAGGGCGACGAGGGGGATGGAGACGAGCACCGCAGTCGTGAGGAATCGAGCGACGAACTCGTGCGTCTCGTACGCTCGTTCCCCGAGCCGGAACACGATGAGGGGTACGAGAACGGCCACTGCGAGGCCGGAGAGCACTCTCAGGTAGAACTCGGAGAACGCATTCACCACCCACGGTATGAGAGCCACGGACGCGGTGAAAGCGATACTCGCGAGGACGAACTTCCGGAATTTCTCCCGCGCCATAATTCCGGCTGATTTCGAGAGCATAAATAATCTGCTGGTGCCACGCGCCCGGACTACATCCCGCGTCTGCGGTGAGTCCGGGGGTAACACATTTGGTAAGAGGGAACGAATCACACGATAATCGACCGCGCCATGTCCGCACCGACGAACGACGCCGGAACGCCCGCGGCGTCCGACGACGCCGCGGCGCAGGTATCTTCCAGTGCCGCCGGGACCGCGTCTGCGCCCGAGCCGACCGTCGCGGTGCCCGAGGGAGAACAGCCCGCGGCGCGGTGTCGCTACTGCGACCGGCCGTTTCGAGACGAGCGCCTGTACGCGCTCCACCTCGGCGAGGCCCACCCCGACGCGTGCAGCGACGCGGAGCGCGAGCGCTACGAGGCGATCTACGACGAGGA containing:
- a CDS encoding DUF7410 domain-containing protein, translated to MSAPTNDAGTPAASDDAAAQVSSSAAGTASAPEPTVAVPEGEQPAARCRYCDRPFRDERLYALHLGEAHPDACSDAERERYEAIYDEENHDLFTFHVKVVVTLLVTYFVFTYLYGFVWA
- a CDS encoding DUF7546 family protein, coding for MPSDDRRADGGRAEATPAAGHRLAATLARRDVQAVTALIVAQAILVAGYFAATSARPTSLRYVWYPVVWITVGVWAAASRSTPSADRRRRVLAAAVAAGYLLVLARLGNVVAPASHGAGGVRVIAASPGWGPTLQYSGAALTVTAIPFVVIGYAALSYLVYAAVLDASGAALSGLVGLAACASCSLPLVAALIAGIAGTGAANAAYALSLDVATLAYLLSAAGLYWGPAIGGAIGGRPS
- a CDS encoding cytochrome C oxidase subunit IV family protein — encoded protein: MASLRTYFAIYVVLMALAISKFAFFEVAFLSYQQAIAATFVAAAIKIGLIAGYFQHLREEPRPVTYVMLTGLFMVLLLAGAATFSVWS
- a CDS encoding pyruvoyl-dependent arginine decarboxylase; translated protein: MEPIRIVWGTGEGPTEMASYDAALADAGIENYNLVSVSSIVPAGAEIDPVGTAPDLGPAGERLTVVEGRATAPPAADATAADTVSAGLGWVRDDDGPGLFYEAAGRTSPDEASRRVIEGLEAGQELRDWAFGEPEYQVVSADVAEDRHTTVVVIAAYGRSEPIL